In the genome of Sphingobium sp. CR2-8, the window CACACGCATATCAGAAGAAGATATACTCGCTCATGTGCTTAAATACACACGAGCGAGCACCCAATCCGTTTACATCAGAATTTCGTTACTTCTTCGACATGTGCCTGGACATCCTTCCGGTCAATCCAAAGCGTCCGGAAACTCTTGTCGGCGAGGAATTTCAGCTGGTCGCTGTTATGTTTCGATCCCGGCTGGCTGCTGTTGCCGTAGCTCATCATACCCACCGCTTTCATCGGCGTGCCGAACTCGACCATCGATACCCAGGTTTCGCCGTGGGCGGGCGTGCGCTCGCCATTCTTCATCGGTCCCCAGGTGATGGTACGGAAAACGCCGGTGTTGCCAAAACCACCATTGGCCGGGAGGCTGACATCGCCCAAGTGGAAGCGCGACACATCGCCATAGGGACGATCGACGGCGCCATAGAGCGATTTTGTCTTGGCGACCGCAGTTTTGAGCATTGCGACGGCAGCGGCCGGATCCTTCAGGCCGCGGGGAGTCTGGAGCGGATCATCCAGCGTCCACTTCACGGCGTAATTGGACTGATCGGTGAAATTCTTGGGTGCAAACAGCGCCGCCCAGGTCTCGAACAGCAACGCCCCCTTGCTGTCCGCCTCAAACTTGCGGTCCCAGCCGTTGAGCAAATTGACGGCGGTCCGAATGTCGGGATCGGTGGATCCGGCGGCGGCGGCCACCAGATCGGGGATCATCCGTTCCGCCATCAGCGACGTCGTGGTCAGCTTGCGTTCGACGAAATCGTCGAAGCTCATCTTGTCCTTGCCGGTCATCAGTTTGACCGACATCTGGGCGCGCTGGCTGACGGGACCGACTGGCGCGACATAGGCCGGGAAAGCGTTGGGATCGAGCTGGCGCGGCCAGGTCGCGAGCCATGGCGGATCATTGGCATTCTGCACAAAGCCGCTGGCCGGATCGAGCACCTTGGGCATGTCGTCATAGCTATGGACATCCTTCCACAGCGTCTTCGACGTATCGCCCGGCACCAGGCCGCTCCAATATTTGAGATCGCCATCGGGATGCTTGGGCAGCAGGCCGTTGTCGAGATAGAGGATATGGCCGGCGCGATCTGCATAGATGATGTTGAACATCACCACCTGCATCTTGCGCAGCGCCTTTTCAAAGGTCGCCCAGGTGCGCGCCTTGCCCATTTCCAGATATTGTTCCAGCACGCCGGGCCTGTCGAGGCCCGCCACCTTGACAGCGATCGTCGTCTTGCCGTCGGGCAAAGTGAAGACCGGGCCATGGACCGTGCTCTTCTGTTCGAACGTAACGGTCTTGAGCGATCCGTCCGCCTGCTTGACCTTGTAGCTTTTGCTGACCGACTTGAACGGCAGCACCTTGCCATCGAAGCTGTAGCCACCGTCCGCCAGGGTCAGCTTATAATTGGTGAAGCCCTGCATGGTGTTGACGGTGTTGGTGAACCCCAAATCGTTGTTGAACGCAAAGCGCAGCACCGGCAGCCCGACCTGCGTCGCGCCATAGACCGCCAAGCCCGGCGCCGTGATCTGCGCCTCATAATAGGTGAGCTGGCTGGGCGCCCAGGGCAGATGGGGGTTAGCGAGCAGCATCGCCTTGCCATTGGCGGAGCGGGAGGGCGCCACCGCC includes:
- a CDS encoding acylase gives rise to the protein MRPILMGLLLAGSALATQASTAAPSASAKWGGGEILWDSFGVPHIYAKTEEGGFYGFGYAQAQSHGNLLLHMYGESRARAAEYWGEKYDAQDKWLVANDVPARSALWFKQQTPQMQKDLNAFAAGVNAYAAAFPDKIDPAVRVVLPLTGVDIIAHAQRLMNFGYIASDRKVLADPTINEAGGSNAWAVAPSRSANGKAMLLANPHLPWAPSQLTYYEAQITAPGLAVYGATQVGLPVLRFAFNNDLGFTNTVNTMQGFTNYKLTLADGGYSFDGKVLPFKSVSKSYKVKQADGSLKTVTFEQKSTVHGPVFTLPDGKTTIAVKVAGLDRPGVLEQYLEMGKARTWATFEKALRKMQVVMFNIIYADRAGHILYLDNGLLPKHPDGDLKYWSGLVPGDTSKTLWKDVHSYDDMPKVLDPASGFVQNANDPPWLATWPRQLDPNAFPAYVAPVGPVSQRAQMSVKLMTGKDKMSFDDFVERKLTTTSLMAERMIPDLVAAAAGSTDPDIRTAVNLLNGWDRKFEADSKGALLFETWAALFAPKNFTDQSNYAVKWTLDDPLQTPRGLKDPAAAVAMLKTAVAKTKSLYGAVDRPYGDVSRFHLGDVSLPANGGFGNTGVFRTITWGPMKNGERTPAHGETWVSMVEFGTPMKAVGMMSYGNSSQPGSKHNSDQLKFLADKSFRTLWIDRKDVQAHVEEVTKF